One part of the Dyadobacter sp. 676 genome encodes these proteins:
- a CDS encoding metallophosphoesterase, which yields MKSDFSKKFSKPVFKRDVPDDSYKYQPAPKPSGKYPYHLDLETIDSVPDRNKLAFHMVGDTGSIRTPDFQKLVVGEMVKQFEATEKTGYEPQFLFHLGDVVYNFGEASEYRRQFFEPYQKYPGPIFAIPGNHDSDINPDSRVRYNSLDAFTAVFCDTERRTVPFSGNAGRKSMVQPNVYWTLLTPLANIIGMYSNVPKFGVVDEAQRQWLVQELKRADSERPGKAVILCLHHSPYSADVNHGSSIPMIGLLEGVFEETGIYPDIVFNGHVHNYQRFSRHYPDGRVLPFVVAGSGGYDELHPVAYTSDSRFTSELPIFRGVNLENSCDTRHGFLKVLLERTSAGITITVEFYTLPHERRAEPGVNAAMEDRLVLKI from the coding sequence ATGAAATCAGATTTTTCCAAGAAATTCTCAAAACCCGTTTTCAAAAGAGACGTTCCCGACGATTCCTATAAGTACCAGCCCGCCCCGAAACCGTCGGGAAAATATCCCTACCACCTGGACCTCGAAACCATCGATTCCGTGCCCGACCGGAATAAACTGGCATTTCATATGGTGGGCGACACCGGCAGTATCCGGACGCCCGATTTCCAGAAGCTGGTCGTGGGGGAGATGGTCAAGCAGTTCGAGGCGACGGAAAAAACCGGGTACGAGCCGCAGTTTTTGTTTCACCTCGGCGATGTAGTCTATAACTTCGGGGAAGCGAGCGAGTACCGGCGGCAGTTTTTCGAGCCTTATCAAAAATACCCGGGGCCTATTTTTGCTATTCCCGGAAATCACGACAGCGACATTAACCCCGACAGCCGGGTGCGGTACAATAGCCTGGATGCGTTCACCGCGGTGTTTTGTGATACCGAACGTCGTACGGTGCCTTTTAGCGGTAACGCCGGGCGTAAAAGCATGGTGCAGCCCAACGTGTACTGGACCCTCCTGACACCGCTCGCGAATATCATCGGCATGTATTCCAATGTGCCCAAATTCGGCGTGGTCGACGAAGCGCAACGCCAGTGGCTTGTGCAAGAGCTGAAAAGGGCCGATAGCGAACGTCCCGGCAAGGCGGTGATCCTTTGCCTGCACCACTCGCCCTACTCGGCAGATGTCAACCACGGTTCGAGCATTCCGATGATCGGGCTGCTCGAAGGGGTTTTTGAAGAAACCGGTATTTACCCCGACATCGTTTTCAACGGGCATGTGCATAATTACCAGCGTTTTAGCAGGCATTACCCCGACGGCCGGGTGCTGCCGTTTGTGGTGGCGGGCAGCGGTGGCTACGACGAACTACATCCGGTGGCCTATACGAGCGATTCCCGTTTTACCAGCGAGCTGCCCATCTTTCGGGGGGTAAACCTCGAAAACAGTTGCGATACCAGGCACGGTTTCCTGAAAGTGCTTCTGGAAAGGACTTCCGCCGGCATTACGATCACCGTCGAATTCTACACGCTCCCCCACGAGCGGCGCGCGGAGCCGGGAGTGAATGCGGCGATGGAAGACAGACTGGTGCTGAAAATCTAG
- a CDS encoding LytTR family DNA-binding domain-containing protein — protein MNALIVEDEDLSVRRLKKMVGEVAPSLDIAGVTDSIEQTVEWVLENRAAGRPDPDLIFLDIELSDGQSFEIFNRVEVASAIIFTTSYDEYALQAFRHNSIDYLLKPVHRDDLQRALQKYERMRAQPAADHSLAGIRKLLEDFKKASAVEYRQRFLVKQGQKMLSVEVGEIAYFFTDDRYSFFMTDSNQKMLVDYTLDELAESLDPSRFFRINRGMMVTHRCVDKIDPYFGNRLSLTLRPAHNKEVLVSREKVSDFKIWMGK, from the coding sequence ATGAATGCGCTTATCGTTGAAGACGAAGATCTGTCGGTCCGCCGACTCAAAAAGATGGTTGGTGAGGTCGCGCCGTCGCTGGACATCGCGGGTGTCACCGACAGCATCGAGCAAACCGTGGAATGGGTACTCGAAAACCGCGCCGCCGGCCGGCCCGATCCGGACCTGATCTTCCTGGACATTGAATTGTCCGACGGGCAGAGCTTCGAAATATTCAACCGGGTGGAGGTTGCGAGTGCGATCATCTTCACGACTTCCTACGACGAATACGCCTTGCAGGCATTCAGGCACAACAGCATCGACTACCTGCTGAAACCCGTGCACCGCGACGACCTTCAACGCGCATTGCAAAAGTATGAAAGAATGAGAGCTCAGCCCGCTGCCGATCACTCGCTGGCCGGTATCCGGAAATTGCTGGAAGATTTCAAAAAAGCTTCGGCGGTGGAATACCGGCAACGTTTTCTCGTGAAGCAGGGGCAAAAAATGCTTTCCGTCGAAGTCGGCGAAATCGCCTATTTCTTTACCGACGACCGTTACAGCTTCTTCATGACCGACTCCAACCAGAAAATGCTCGTCGATTACACACTCGACGAACTCGCCGAGTCGCTCGATCCCTCACGTTTTTTCAGGATCAACCGGGGCATGATGGTCACACACCGTTGCGTCGACAAGATCGACCCCTATTTCGGCAACCGGCTTTCACTCACATTGCGGCCGGCACACAACAAAGAGGTGCTCGTAAGCCGCGAAAAAGTGAGCGATTTCAAGATCTGGATGGGAAAATAA
- a CDS encoding sensor histidine kinase, with protein sequence MKKRALFERIPEKIPSVNRWAYVPGTAVILMLFNYITVGKPLAGNLASYFQATLLNGSVLALVVWVQMQVAGYIAGHYSDVRQTLVRVALSICAHAVVSGVFMLAVAWIYIGNKLFGSTLTVHTLVIVYVVNLGAMVLATGLRETFRALRRWRQHEINTERLMKENVNGQLESLKAQISPHFLFNTLNSLSALIGEDPEKAEQFVDEMARVYRYLLQTNHSSVNEGDFGQLTTLKKELSFIESYGHLLKTRYGDGMKLYIHVEDCFMDSLIPPLTLQLLVENAVKHNVIRASRPLTIFILSTVEGKLMIRNNLQKKNLTTGAENIESTHVGLNNIVTKYKLLTEYRPGLPLPLIESNHEFFTVTLPLIS encoded by the coding sequence ATGAAAAAAAGAGCATTGTTTGAGAGAATTCCCGAAAAGATCCCTTCGGTAAACCGGTGGGCGTATGTGCCAGGCACAGCGGTTATTCTGATGCTTTTTAACTATATCACGGTAGGCAAACCGTTGGCGGGCAACCTCGCTTCATATTTCCAGGCAACCCTGTTGAATGGGTCGGTGCTGGCCCTGGTAGTGTGGGTGCAAATGCAAGTAGCAGGTTACATTGCCGGGCATTACAGCGACGTACGCCAAACGCTGGTGCGCGTTGCGTTGTCCATTTGCGCTCATGCGGTAGTTTCGGGGGTGTTTATGCTGGCCGTTGCGTGGATTTATATCGGCAACAAGCTGTTTGGTTCCACGCTGACCGTGCATACCCTGGTTATCGTTTACGTTGTCAACCTGGGGGCCATGGTATTGGCTACCGGCCTGCGGGAAACATTTCGCGCGCTCAGGCGCTGGCGACAGCACGAAATTAATACGGAGCGGCTGATGAAAGAGAATGTCAACGGCCAGCTCGAAAGCCTGAAAGCGCAGATCAGCCCCCATTTTCTTTTCAATACCCTTAATTCGCTGTCGGCGCTGATCGGCGAGGACCCTGAAAAGGCGGAGCAGTTCGTGGACGAAATGGCGCGGGTGTACCGGTATCTTTTGCAGACCAACCATTCGTCGGTAAATGAGGGCGATTTCGGGCAGTTAACGACGTTAAAAAAAGAATTGTCGTTCATCGAATCCTACGGGCATTTGCTCAAAACCCGCTACGGCGATGGCATGAAGCTGTACATCCATGTAGAAGACTGTTTTATGGACAGCCTCATTCCGCCGCTTACGTTGCAATTGCTGGTTGAAAACGCGGTGAAACACAATGTGATCCGGGCCAGCAGGCCGCTCACCATCTTTATATTGAGTACCGTGGAGGGCAAACTGATGATAAGAAACAACCTGCAAAAGAAAAACCTGACCACCGGCGCCGAAAACATCGAATCGACGCATGTGGGACTCAATAACATCGTTACCAAATACAAGCTGCTAACCGAATACCGGCCCGGACTTCCCCTGCCGCTGATCGAAAGTAATCACGAGTTTTTTACCGTAACCTTACCATTGATTTCCTGA
- a CDS encoding sensor histidine kinase, with protein sequence MKPAFFSKYEWWYHLAMMPICFALGNYYLIGERYFTDLPTFLTATSLAFAVYWFSVVALTLVIRRTAGSSAQGKILRQMLGMFWKLGAAMALLAVFDTWVYSLVPSLGVAFEWSMIWPLTLLGLVCDAFICALLGLFYALQQWKNDQADDEKSARQSAEIEFDALKGQVNPHFLFNSLNTLSSLISADPAQAEDFVEDLARIYRYMLQGARTDLVPLQSELRFMEVYVRLLKVRYHDALLVQLPEHCPADLTIPPLMLQILVDNAVQHNVLSANRPLTITVALTDDRSIRITNNVQMRHRTLGAKGVGLRGLSTKLLIFTSRKLEVRENGDTFSVVIPLLPDATAVTVQ encoded by the coding sequence ATGAAACCCGCCTTTTTTTCGAAGTACGAATGGTGGTATCATCTCGCGATGATGCCCATCTGCTTTGCGCTGGGCAACTATTACCTGATCGGGGAACGCTATTTCACCGACCTTCCCACGTTCCTGACGGCCACTTCGCTCGCTTTCGCGGTTTACTGGTTTTCGGTGGTCGCGCTCACGCTCGTCATCAGGCGTACCGCGGGCAGTTCCGCGCAGGGGAAAATCCTCCGGCAAATGCTCGGCATGTTTTGGAAACTCGGCGCCGCTATGGCATTGCTCGCCGTTTTCGACACCTGGGTTTACAGCCTGGTCCCGTCTCTCGGTGTGGCTTTCGAATGGTCCATGATCTGGCCGCTGACCTTGCTGGGCCTTGTTTGCGATGCCTTTATCTGCGCTTTGCTGGGATTGTTCTACGCCTTGCAACAATGGAAAAACGACCAGGCCGACGATGAAAAATCGGCGCGGCAATCAGCGGAAATCGAGTTCGACGCATTGAAAGGACAGGTAAACCCACATTTTCTGTTCAACAGCCTGAATACGCTTTCTTCGCTGATCAGCGCCGATCCCGCACAGGCGGAAGACTTCGTAGAGGATCTCGCGCGAATTTACCGTTACATGCTTCAGGGCGCCCGGACCGACCTGGTACCCCTGCAATCCGAGCTGAGGTTTATGGAAGTTTACGTGCGGCTTCTGAAAGTGCGGTACCACGACGCCCTGCTCGTACAACTGCCGGAGCACTGCCCCGCCGACCTGACGATCCCGCCACTTATGCTGCAGATACTGGTCGATAACGCCGTTCAACATAATGTCCTGTCGGCCAACCGGCCGCTTACGATTACGGTGGCCCTTACCGACGACCGCAGTATCCGGATTACCAACAACGTTCAGATGCGCCATCGCACGCTCGGTGCCAAGGGCGTGGGCTTGCGCGGGCTTTCCACCAAACTGCTGATTTTTACTTCCAGAAAGCTGGAGGTGCGTGAGAACGGCGACACATTTTCCGTAGTCATACCGCTCCTACCGGATGCAACGGCGGTTACGGTGCAATGA